The window GAACGTTTTTGCACAGGATAAAAGTCCTGTTAAGTTTGGAAAGATCAGCCCGGAAGATTTCAACCAGGGCGTTCCGGCCTTTGATTCTGGCGCCCATGCCGTGGTGATCGCCGATATTGGTAATTCCTATATAGTAGGAACCAATAAAGGTGACTTCGGGTTCAATTTCGAGCGAAAAGTGAGGATCAAGATCCTCGATAAGAACGGACTGGATGCAGCCACCTTTAGCATTCCCTATTATCATTCCACCAACAGCAGTGATGAAGAGAAGATCAACTACATCAGGGCCTATACCTATAACCTGGAGAATGGCAAGGTAGTGGAGACCAAACTGGAAGGCAGCCAGATCTTTACCGACAAGCTGAGCCGGAACTGGAATATCAAAAAATTCACCCTGCCTGCCGTTAAGGAAGGTTCTATTATTGAATTGAGTTATTCCATCACATCGGATTATATCTTCAACCTTCGAGCCTGGACCTTCCAGGATGACCATCCGGTATTATGGAGTGAATACGTGGTGGAGATCCCCGATTTTCTCCACTATGTGTACCTGACCCAGGGCTACCATCCCTTCCATATCAATAAGAGCGAAGTGAGTTCCGGTATTTATACTGTTAGGGAAAGTGGCTATTCGTCTAATTCCACCAAGTTCAATGCCAAGGTGGACAAGCGCCGGTGGGTAATGAAGGATATACCTTCACTCAGGGAAGAACCCTTCACGACCAGTGTGAACAACCACAAGAGCCGGGTAGAGTTACAGTTATCTGCCTACAATTTTCCTGGTTATTATAAGGATGTTATGGGTAACTGGACCTCAGTGAGTGAGTCCTTAATGAAAGAAGAACAGTTCGGTGCCCCGGTTGAAAGGGTGAACGGCTGGTTGAACGATGACCTGAAGGCCATTGTTGGTAATACCACCAACAAGAAGGAGATTGCCCAGAAGATCTATGCCTTTGTGAGGGATAATTTTACCTGCACCAGTACTGCGGGCATGTACCTGGACAAGGACCTGAAAACGATCTTCAAGAATAAAAGCGGTTCTGTTGCTGATATCAACCTGTTGCTAACGGCCATGTTGAAGAACCAGGGGCTTGAGGCGTACCCCATTATCCTGAGTACCCGTTCAAACGGGGTGACACATGAAGTGTACCCCCTGATGGACCGCTTCAACTATGTAATCAGTTGTGTTTTGCTGGAAGATGGGGATTATTTCCTGGATGCCAGTGTGCCTGACCTTGCCTTTGGCATGGTACCCAAGAAATGCTACAACGGCCATGCCCGGGTGATCATGAAAGAAGCCATCCCGGTTTATTTCAATCCGGATTCAACCCTTGAACGAAAAGTGGTAATGGCTACAGTTATTGCCAATGAAAAGGGTGAACTGGAAGGTGCCATCCAAAACACCCTTGGAATGTTTGAAACAGTTGACCTGAGGGAGAATATCCGCGAAAAGGGAGAGCAGCAGTTTTTCGAAAAGATCAGGACCGAACTGGGCTCTGATTACCAGGTGAAGAATATGGGGCTTGACTCGCTTAAGATACTGGATAAGCCTGTTAAAGTACACTATGAGTTTGTCCGTAAAACCGATGGGGAAGACCTCCTGTACATTGATCCTGTATTCGTAGAAGCTTATAAGGAAAATCCATTCAAGTCGGCCATGCGCCAATACCCCATTGAAATGCCTTATCGTTATGATGAGACCTATATTCTCTCAATGGAAGTGCCTGCGGGATATGTGGTGGATGAATTGCCCAAATCCACCCGGGTGGCCCTGAATGAGGATGAAGGTATGTTCGAATACCTTATCGGGGCCAATGAAGGAAGGATCCAGCTCCGCTCCAGGGTGGTGTTGTACAAGGCCAGGTACAATGCGGCCGACTACCAGGGACTGCGTGACTTCTTTGGGATGATCGTTAAGAAACATAGTGAACAGATTGTACTTAAGAAAGCAAAGCCATGACCAGAATAGTATTGTTGATTTTGTTGGCATTGACGGGAACCACCACAAGCCTCATTGCTGGTGAATACCCTGTTTTGACCATTCCCAAGGAATTGTTGAAAAGCGCCAATGCCGTAATCCGCCTGGAGGAACAAACCATTGAGATTGTTTCTTTAGGAAAGATCAGGGTCAAGGACCGATATGTGATCACCATCCTTAACGAGGCAGGTGAGAGATGGGCAATCTGGGGTGATTACTACGATAAGATGCATTCCATAGAAAGCATTGAAGGCACCCTCTATGATGCTATGGGTAACAAGATCAGGTCCATGAAGAAGAGTGAGATCAGTGACGAGGCTGCAACCTCCAGTATCAACCTTGCCGATGATAACAGGGTAAAGTCGTTTAGCTTCCATCACAGGTCATATCCTTACACAGTAGAGTTTGCGTCCGAAACAACGGATAGGCAATCTATGTTCCTCCCCAATTGGGCGCCGGTTCCCGGGAGGAATATTGCAGTAGAGAAGAGCTTCTTGTCCATCATTACAGATGGAACCTATGAAGTTCGATACAAGGCTTTCAACTATCCGGATAAGCCCTTGGTTTCCCAACAAGGCAATAAGAAGGTTTATAAATGGGAAGTCAGGAACCAGGTTGCTGTTGAAGGTGAGTATGCATCAGGTAAGATCCATGAAGTGGCCCCTTATATCACTTTCTCCCCTTCGAAATTCAAGATCGATGATTATGAAGGTTCCATGAGCAGCTGGAAAGAGTTCGGCTTGTTTATGAACAACCTGAATGAAGGTACGGCCGAATTGCCGCAGCCTGTAAAGGATAAAGTAAGATCGATCGTATCAGGTTTGAAAACGGACCGGGAAAAAACAGAGGCATTGTACCGTTTCCTGCAGGAAAATACCCGCTACATTAGTGTTCAGTTAGGCATTGGCGGTTGGAAACCCTTTCCTGCCTCCTATGTGGCAGAGCGGAAATATGGCGATTGTAAGGCTTTATCGAATTACATGACCGCCTTATTGAAGGAAGCGGGTATCAAGTCCTACTATGCCTTGATCAGGGCCGGGGAAGGGGAGAGGGATATGTTCCTGGATTTTCCCAATGCCAGTTTTAACCATGCCGTTTGCTGTGTACCATTGGGAAAGGATACCGTTTGGCTGGAGTGTACCAGCCAAACGGAAGTGCCTGGTTATATGGGTTCCTTTACCGGCAACCGCCATGCCCTGTTGATCACGGAAAATGGAGGGGTAGTAGCGGCAACGCCCACCTATAATTTGTCGAGCAACTTAAGGACCAGTAATGTGCAGGTTATGGTTCAGCAGGATGGCCAGATAGATGCCAGTCTGGTAAATATTTACCATGCACAGAGAAGGGATGACCTGCACCAATTGTTGAATAGTTCCACCAAAACAGAACTGTTGGACCACCTTAAGGAAAACCTTGATATCGCCAATTATGAGATAGTGAATTTTGACTACAAGGAAGATCGTTCCATCATGCCTTTCATCACGGAAAAATTGCAGATCAGTGCCAGGCATTATGTGCAGGTAAGTGGAAAAAGGATGTTTGTTACGCCCAATCTTTTAAATAAATGGGACATCAAACTCAATGCAGATACTGCAAGGAAGTATGATATAGTCCTCAATGTGGCAGAACGCGACCTCGATACTGTGCAGGTTATAGTGCCACAAGGTTATGAACCAGAAAGTATTCCCAAGCCAATAGAACTCACCAATGCGTTTGGGAAGTTTTCTGCCAGGGCCGAATGGAGGGACCAGAGGATCTATTACTACCGAAGCCTGGAAAGGAACGCTGGTAAGTTTCCTGCTAAGGATTATCAGGCATTGGTTCAATTCTATGAATCGATTTACAAAGCGGATCGTTCGCGGATCGTTTTGGTAAAGAAAGTTGAATAAAAAAAAGCGGCATCAGGCCGCTTTTTTTAGTGTTTCTTAAGGTCATAATTTCTGTTCGATCACCTGCCTTATCTCTTCCATGATCACCCGCTTGGCATCGGGCGCATCCCCTTTGGTAAAGATGATGGCGCTGTAACGCTTGGTCCGGTTGATCCAGGGCCAGGTCCCGGAAAGGGATGGGCTGAAAAAAACTTCATCAGCATTATTGTCGTCCTTGGGAAGGATGAAACAACCCAATCCATAGGCTGCTCCCTGTGCTACCGGTAAGGTATAAGCGATCCTGGCATTGCCGGTTTGCATTTTCAGGATCTCTTCCACTGATTTTTCACTGATCACCTGCTTTCCATTAAACATGCCCTTGTTGAGCAGCATGTTCAGGAATTTCATATAATCATCAGCCGTGGTCTTGCCACCGGAAAATGGATTCTCTGCCAGCAGTCCATCACTCATAAAGGTGGTCCTTCTCCATCCCAGTCCCTTGCCTATCCGCTCGCGCATCAGTCGGTCGAAATTCCTTTTGCTAACCACTTCCAGGATCCTGCCTGCAATGGCGGGGCCAACCTGGCCGTAGTAGAACTGGGTACCTTGCTTGCCCATCATGTTGCGGTCCTTGGCATAACTGTTGGTCTCATCTTCCAGGGTTTCAAATTTCTTCTTCTTCAGCACGGTCCTGATAGAGGGCGGGTCCGATTCAATGGTGGTGGTATGCGAAAGGCATTGCCTGAGCGTAATGTACCCTTTACTGTAGGAGCCGTAAATCGGAAGATAATCCCCGATCTTATCATCAAGTGAAAGTTTCCCTTCATCCACAAAATGCATGACGAGGGCGGCAGTGAGCCAGTTGCTGGAAGCTCCTACCGGTTCCTGCATGGTGGCTTTCAATTCCCCGAATTCCTTTTTGTAAATATCCTTGCCGTCCTTATTGACGATCACCACAAAATCATTGCCCAGGTCTTTCTTATGTTTTTCCAATAAAGCAGTAAGGTCGCTGAAATCGTAACCCTGGGCATTTACGATAGAGCCAGCTAACAATAGGGTGGCAGTAAATGCAGATTTTAAGTAGCGGACCATAGGAATTTATTTACGATAATAAACCAATTAGTGTTTTAAAACTTGCCCATCATGTTAAGGCCCTTATAAAACGTAAATGCCTTCAATAGCGTATCAGCCCTGAAAAAATTACAGGAAAACTACTCAACGGCTGCTGAATAGTCAGGATTTTGTTGGATTTGCTGACATAGTATCCTGTTTTTGGCCTGTGGATTGAGGTTTGTGGTAATAGATCCCAGAAAGAAACAACGCCATGAATCTAAACAATTTTACCATCAAGGCCGCCGAGGTGATCCAGCAATCCCAGCAGGTAGCTTTTAATTACGGTCATGCCAATATTGAGACCGAGCATATACTCAAGGCATTGCTCGACCAGCAGGATTCTCCCGTGGAATTCCTGCTCAAGAAGAACGCTGTTAACCTGGGACAGTTGCAATCCAACCTGGAACAGCAATTGACCCGCTTGCCTAAAATGCAGGGTGGGGAGCCCGCCCAATCCATCAGCCGGGATGCCAATAACGCTATCCTGAGGGCCGGTGCAGCATTGAAATCTTTCGGTGATGAATTCGTGACACCTGAACATATATTGCTGGCCATCCAGCAGGGAACAGATAATACCTCCAAATTGCTGAAAGATGCCGGCCTGATCGAGAAAGGCCTGATCGCAGCCATTAAGGATCTCCGAAAAGGGGATACCATTAAGAGCCAGACCCAGGAAACCCAATTCAACACCCTGAATAAGTATGCCAAGAACCTGAATGAACTGGCCCGTAACGGCAAGCTCGATCCGGTCATTGGCCGTGATGAGGAGATTCGCCGTACGCTCCATATCCTTTCCCGCCGTAGCAAGAACAACCCCATATTGGTGGGTGAACCCGGTGTAGGTAAAACTGCTATTGCAGAAGGCCTGGCCATGCGTATTGTAAATGGTGATGTGCCGGAGAACCTGAAAAGTAAGATCATCTATGCCCTGGATATGGGACAGCTGATTGCCGGTGCGAAATACAAGGGGGAATTTGAGGAGCGATTGAAAGGAGTGGTCAATGAAGTAAGCAAAAGTGATGGGGAGATCATCCTCTTTATCGACGAGATCCATACCCTGATAGGTGCTGGTGGAGGGGAAGGAGCCATGGATGCCGCTAACATCCTGAAGCCTGCTTTGGCCAGGGGTGAATTGCGTGCCATTGGCGCAACTACACTTAATGAATACCAGAAATACTTTGAAAAGGATAAGGCCCTGGAGCGTCGTTTCCAGAAAGTGATGATCAATGAACCAAGTATTGAGGATGCGATTTCGATCCTACGGGGGATCAAGGACCGTTACGAAACCCACCACCATGTGCGTATCCTGGATGAAGCCATCATCGCCGCTGTGGAATTGTCGAACAGGTATATTACCGACAGGTTCCTGCCCGATAAGGCCATTGACCTGATCGATGAAAGTGCAGCCAAGCTGAGGCTTGAAATGAATTCCATGCCGGAAGAATTGGATAAACTGGAAAGGCAGATCAGGCAACTGGAAATTGAACGGGAAGCCATCAAGCGGGAAAATGATGAAGAGAAACTGAAGACGCTTAGCATTGAAATAGGTAACCTTAGTGTTGAACGCGATACCCTGAAGGCCAAATGGCAACAGGAAAAAGATATTGTGGAGAAAGTGCAGTCGGCCAAAGCAACGATTGAACAGCTGAAATTGGAAGCAGATCGTGCGGAAAGGAATGGGGATTACGGCAAGGTGGCAGAGATCCGCTATGGAAAGATCAAGGAGCAGGAGGCGATCATAGAACAACAGACCAAAGAGTTGAATGCCATCAGCGAGCACAGCAGGCTGATGAAGGAAGAAGTGGATGCAGAAGATATTGCCGAGGCCATTGCCAAAGCAACGGGTATACCTGTTGCGAAAATGATGCAAAGCGAAAAAGAGAAACTGCTGCAGCTGGAAGCGCACCTGCATGAGCGCGTGGTCGGCCAGGAAGAGGCTATTACAGCCGTTTCCGATGCGATCCGCAGGAGCCGTGCAGGATTAAGCGATCCAAAGAAACCGATCGGTTCTTTCATTTTCCTGGGTACAACCGGTGTTGGTAAAACCGAATTGGCCAAGGCCCTGGCAGCCTACTTATTCGACGACGAGCACATGATGACCCGTATTGATATGAGTGAATACCAGGAAAAGCATACGGTAAGCCGATTGGTTGGTGCCCCTCCCGGTTATGTGGGTTATGAAGAAGGCGGTCAACTGACCGAAGCCGTCAGGAGGAAGCCTTATAGTGTGGTGCTGTTGGATGAAATCGAAAAGGCTCACCCCGATGTATGGAATGTAATGTTGCAGGTGCTGGACGATGGCAGGTTGACCGACAATAAGGGCCGCGTCGTGGATTTCAAAAATACCATCATCATCATGACGAGCAATATTGGAAGCCATATCATCCAACAGAACTTTGAAAATGTAACAGAGAAGAACAAGGATGAAGTGGTAGATAATACCAGGAGGGAAGTGATGGAACTCCTGAAGCAGACCATCAGGCCGGAGTTCCTGAACAGGGTGGATGAGATCATCATGTTCCAGCCGCTGATGAAGAATGACATCAAGGGTATCATCTCCATCCAGTTGAATGGCCTGAAAGAACTGGTGGCAAAAAATGGCATTGAATTGAAGTTCAGCGAATACGCCCTCGATTTCCTGGCGGAGAATGGATTTGATCCCGTTTTTGGTGCAAGGCCTTTGAAGCGCCTGATCCAGAAAGAGATCGTGAACCAATTGAGCAAACGCATCCTGATGGGTGATGTAGATAAAACCAAGCCGGTGTTGGTGGATGTGTTCGATGGGGTGGTAGTCTTCAGGAATGATACTATCGAAAAAGTATCCTGATGACCATCATGGTTAATATTGCAGAAGGCCCGGTTATGCCGGGCTTTTTGCTTGGGAACAGGATTTGCGGCCCATTAATCTTTTGTAATTTCAGGTATGTGTTATTACAATAGTCTCAAAACCGGCAAGGACCAGGCTGTTCAGCTACGCGACCAGCCCGTTCCATTCCCGGGACCTTTTGTGCGGCCTGTACAAAGTGGGTTCGATTTTGATAGCTGGCCCATCCTTCGGCCTAAAGAAGGGGGTAAAGGCTATGAGATCGTGATGGCACATTGGGAATTGATCGCACCCTGGATCAGGAACCGCGAAGACCTTGAAGAGAGCCGCAAAAAATATACGGCACTGAATGCCATCGGTGAAAAGATGCTGGAATCGAGGTTGTATAAAGAAGCTGCTTTGAAAAGAAGATGCCTGGTTCTGTCTTCAGGGTTTTATGAATGGCGTCATATCAAGCTTCCGGGGAGCAAAAAGGAGCAGGCATTTCCTTATCATATTATAGTGCCCGGTAAGCCGATTTTCTTTATGGCAGGTATCTGGCAGGATTGGACCGACCAGGAAACGGGGGAGATGGTGACTGGATTTGCCATTCTTACCACTGCTGCCAACAAGTTGATGGAGCAGGTTCATAATAAAAAGAAAAGGATGCCGGTGATCCTGGATGAAGATAGGGCGGTGGAATGGCTGGAAACTGGTCTGCCTGCTCAACGCATTACTGAATTGGGAACATGGCAGTTCCCTTCAGAAAAAATGCGGGCCTATACCGTAGTAAAGGAATTCAAGGTGGCGATGGATCCTGAACAGGAAGTGGCCATCGAAGGTATGCCGGCCCTTGAAGTTTGAAACCTTTAATCTCTTTCAATCCATAAAATCCCATGCTTAAATTTTCCGCTGTCATCCAAAAGTATTCCAGCCAGGGCGAGAAGACAGGCTGGAGCTTCGTACTGATCCCGGAAGAAATGGCCGGGAAACTCAAACCGGGCAATAAGAAGTCTTTCAGGGTGAAAGGCAAACTGGATGAAAAGGTCATAGAACAACAGGCACTTATTCCGATTGGTGGTGGTGATTTTATCCTGCCCCTGAAAGCTGATCTTCGGAAGAAGTTGGGAAAGGGTAAGGGGGATACGGTCAATCTACAACTTTGGGTGGATGAACGAGCACTTGAAATCTCAGCCGACCTGCTGACCTGCCTGGAAGATGAGCCGAAAGCAAGGGAAAACTTCCAGAATCTACCCCCGTCGCACCAACAGTATTACAGCAAATGGATAGAAAGCGCCAGGACCGATGCAACCAGGGCAAAGCGGATCGCGCAGACCGTGAATGCGATGGCAAGGGGCCTGACTTATGGGGAGATGATCAGGGAGGGGAAGATGTGAAAATAGTGGACATGTGGTCTTTACGCTAACCATTGGAAGGATGTGGAGATTTGACCACCCCATCTGCTGCGCTACGAGGGCAGGGTGTGGTCTTTACGCTAACAGGTGGGAGGGCAATAAACCTGGTGTAGCCATTCTGGCAGTTTAAACATTTTGGGATGGTTTTTGTTATTTCTTCAACAAGTATCCCTTTTTCCTACTGGAAATACTGACCGGAACCACTGCGCAAAAAGGAGTCAGTATGTCAAATCCAAACAAAATCGAGATCATCGAGCCCCGCACGGTATGGATCGGGGCCGATAATGCACCCGTAAGACTGGTCATGTATGGTGACTATGAAAGCGAAGCCTGCGCAAAGGCGCAAGACATAGTAGATCAGCTTCTCCAGCAATATGGCACCAGCCTGCGCTTCCAGTTCCGGCACTTCCCATTAACGAGGATCCACCAGTACGCCCACAAAGCTGCAGAAGCCGCTGTGGCCGCCGTTCAGGAAGGAAAGTTCTGGGAAATGCACCATCTCCTCTTCGCCCATCGGCGCCGTCTGGGGTCCATTAGTTTAAAAGAGTACGCACTGGAAGCAGGCGTGAAAGACAAGAATTTTATTCCGAAGCTGGTGGATTCTGTTTATGGCTGGACCGTTAGGGCTGACCTGTTGGAAGGGGTAGAAAAGGGGGTTCGGGATGTTCCCACTTTTTTCATTAATGACCAGTTGTACACTGGCAATGTTAGCCTTCAGGCCCTTGCCAAGGCCATTGATGATGCCATGCCCAAGAAAAGGAAAAGGGCCTGACCGGGTATGGACGGTGGACTTGCAGTTGGTTTTTTAAAACTGGTTGCAAGTCTTTTTTCATGAATTGCCTAACTTAAATGCCAAACCGAAACCAATATGAGAATTGTCCGGGCATTTTTGTCTTTGTTCCTGTTACCCGTCCTGCTGTATGCACAAAAGGATGGCGGTAATCCGCCAGGGGTGGAAGCTGTTGTCACCAGGAATTTCTATACCTCAGGAAACAAAAGGATTGATTACACTGCTTACTCAGGTTACCTGGACCTGAAGAATGATACTGGTAAACTGGTTGCAAAGGTTTTCTTTGTTTACTACCGAAAGGATGGGGACCCAGCTGAAAAACGTCCCATCACTTTTACTTTCAATGGTGGGCCGGGGTCTTCTTCTGTCTGGCTGCATATGGGCGGGTTAGGCCCCAAAAGGGTGCTATTGGAAGATGATGGCACTTCTCCTAAGCCTCCCTATAAATACATCAACAATGAATATTGCTGGTTGGATAAAACTGACCTGGTTTTCATTGACCCTGTTTCAACAGGCTATAGCCGCCCGGCGCCGGGGGAAAAAGCCGGACAGTTCCATGGATTCAATGAAGATATCTCCTCAGTTGGCACTTTCATCAATATGTTCCTGTCCCGTTACGAGCGCTGGGCCTCGCCCAAATTCCTGGCCGGGGAAAGTTATGGAACCACCAGGGCTGCAGGTCTTTCTAAATTCCTGCAGGACCGCTATCGGATCTACCTTAATGGCATATTCCTGATCTCTCCCGTCCTTAACTTCGGGACGAGCGATTATTACATCGGCAATGACCTTCCGCGTGCACTCTATCTTCCTACTTATACTGCCACTGCCTGGTACCATAAAAAACTTTCCCCTGCGCTCCAGGCTAATCTCCAACAGGCCATCAGGGAAAGCAAGGATTTCGCATTGGGTGAATATGCAACCGCATTATTGAAAGGGGGATGGCTGGCTGAAGAAGAGAAGGATAAGGTGGCCACCAAACTGGCTTATTACTCGGGCCTCTCCAAGGAATATTGGTTGCAGGCCAACCTTAGGGTAGAGGAGAACAGGTTCTATAAGGAGTTGAGGAGGAAGGATGGCCTCACTATTGGTCGTCTGGATGGGCGCTTTACCGGGCGTGACCTTGATGATGCTGGTGAGTATTACAGCTTTGACCCCTCTTTTGTGAATATCGATGCTTCCTTTACCACTGCCCTGAATAGTTATTTTCAAAAGGAACTTAACCTCAAGGAAGAAAAGATCTACAATATTTTCGGTAATGTTTATCCCTGGAATTATAATAATGTCCAGAACCAGTTCCTGAATGTTGCTGAAAGCCTCAGGGATGCCATAAGCAAGAACCCCCACCTGAAGGTTTATGTAGGTTGCGGCTATTATGATTTTGCCACACCATTCTTTATTGCCCAATATGATGTGGAACATATGTTCCTGAGACCCGAGTTGCGGAAGAACGTGGTTTTTCATTTTTATGAATCAGGCCATATGTACTATATCCATAAACCTTCCCTGGTACAGTTCAAGAAGGATGTGGATGCATTTTTTGACTCCAGTTCCAATTTGTAATGAATAGCTCAAATACCACTACCCCATGCCCAGCCCCTTGGTCCCTGAAAGGGGAGGGTATGATCTTGTTGTACCATTTCAAGGAAGAATGGTTAAGGAAAAATGCCTGCCTGCCGGATAATATGCCGGTACGGTTGATTGGAAATATTGGCGCCGTCATGATGGTGGATTATGCCGATTCCCCGGTTGGGCCTTACAGGGAATTGCTCTTTATCCCCGGTCGGCTGGAGCACGAAGGGAAGGCGTACTGGCATATCAGTAAGATCTATGTGAATTCACAGGATAGTGTGGTGAACGGCCGCATGAACTGGGGCATCCCGAAGGAGCTGGCCAGGATCGAAATGGTAAAGCTTCCGGAGCAGGGATTCGGTTTCACTGTTTCGAAACAGGGAAGGCCGGTGTTTACTTCGTTTGTTCGTGACCGTTGGTTCAGCTTTCCAATTACCACCAAGCTTTTTCCATTCGGATTTTTACAGTCACTTGAGGATAAATTATTCGCCTTCAATCCCCACGGAAGCGGATGGGCAAGGATGTCTGAGTTGAGCAAACTGGAAACCGCAGCGGATGAATTTCCGGATATCAGCAGCCAAAATTGCCTGGCAGCATTTCATATCAAAGATTTTTCCCTTTATTTCCCCAAGGCAATAGTAAGATGTGTCGGGGAACTGGTTTGACCTGACTGTTTACCTGGTTCAGGAAGGGGTATACCAATGATCTGAATGGTACAGATCAGGGATTGCTTAGGGCCAGCCTTCTGGCAGGAGCACGGTGTGATTTGCTTTCCCGGATCTGTGATTAGCTGTCTTGACTATCATTCCGGACTATCCTTCCCTGTCTTCTGAATTTGGGTTTTTGAATGGCCTAATCGCTACTTTTACTATATGACCAAACTATTCACTACAAAAACTGCTTTTATTGTTCTCAGCAAAATTGTTGTTGCCTGTCTGTTGACATGCTATCCTGGTATCCATGCCAGGTCCCAGGCAAAGGCCCTTCCTTACTTCCCGCCTTATGGGCAATGGGAATCGCGGAAGCCTGCAGCGATGGGATTCGATGCAGTTGCGCTGGATTCCGCGGTGGCATTTGCTATTGTCAGCGAAAGCAAGGCCCCGCGTGACCTAAGGGCTGCGCATTACCAGAGTGCCTTTGGAAGGGAACCCTTCGGTTTCCCTGTTGGCCCCATGAAAGAAAGGGGGCCTGCCACAGGATTGATCATCCGCAAAGGTTATATCGTTGCGCAATGGGGGGAGCCGGAAAGGGTAGACCTGACCTTTAGTGTAGCCAAGAGTTTCCTTTCCACAGTAGTTGGACTTGCTTATGATTCTGGGTTGATCAGGGATGTGCATGACCGTGTTGGCCCCTATATGGCACCCATTATACCTTATGAGCCCTTCCGGATGGCTGGCAACAAGTCGGATGAATTGGGAGGGACGGATATCATTGACCTGTTTGCGACGGAACATAATCGTAAGATCACCTGGGACCATTTATTACGACAAACCAGCGATTGGGAAGGTGTGCTTTGGGACAAGCCCGACTGGGCTGACCGGCCTGAAAAAGATGCCGCCAGCTGGACCAATCGTCCTCGCCATGAACCCGGTACGGTCTATAAATACAATGATACCAGGGTGAATGTACTGGCATTGGCTGCCTTGAATATCTGGCGAAGGCCCTTGCCGCAAGTGTTGAAAGAAAAATTGATGGACCCGATTGGGGCATCGCCAACCTGGCGCTGGACCGGTTATGAGAATTCCTGGGTGGTAATGGACGGGCAATTGTTACAATCGGTGAGTGGTGGTTCCCATTGGGGAGGAGGAATGTTCATCAGTGCAATAGACCAGGCGAGATTTGGCTTGTTGACCCTTCGCAACGGGAACTGGAAGGGCAAACAGCTCATCTCCCCGCAATGGCTGAAAATGGCCAGGACACCTACCTTACCTGAACCAACCTATGGATTTATGAACTTTTTCCTGAATACAGGGAATAAGCTATACCCCAGTGTTCCGGAGCAAACATTTGCCCATATTGGCGCGGGTACCAACCTGGTCTTTGTGGACCCGGAAAGGGAATTATTGGTGGTGGCGCGTTGGATAGAAAATGGAAAAATTGATGAATTCCTCAAGAGGGTGTATGCCAGTTTAAGGGATAAATAGGCAGCAAGGCAACAGGCATCGCGTCACGGAAGGTCCGGTTCTTCGGATTTGCTTACCTTTGCAGCCTTATTTTCATAGCTATGCTGTTGTTCAAGGAATTTACTTTTGATTCTGCCCATTTCCTGCCTAATGTTCCGGAAGGCCATAAATGCAAGGAAATGCATGGCCATACCTACCGGCTGAAGGTTTGGG is drawn from Flavihumibacter rivuli and contains these coding sequences:
- a CDS encoding serine hydrolase domain-containing protein, which gives rise to MTKLFTTKTAFIVLSKIVVACLLTCYPGIHARSQAKALPYFPPYGQWESRKPAAMGFDAVALDSAVAFAIVSESKAPRDLRAAHYQSAFGREPFGFPVGPMKERGPATGLIIRKGYIVAQWGEPERVDLTFSVAKSFLSTVVGLAYDSGLIRDVHDRVGPYMAPIIPYEPFRMAGNKSDELGGTDIIDLFATEHNRKITWDHLLRQTSDWEGVLWDKPDWADRPEKDAASWTNRPRHEPGTVYKYNDTRVNVLALAALNIWRRPLPQVLKEKLMDPIGASPTWRWTGYENSWVVMDGQLLQSVSGGSHWGGGMFISAIDQARFGLLTLRNGNWKGKQLISPQWLKMARTPTLPEPTYGFMNFFLNTGNKLYPSVPEQTFAHIGAGTNLVFVDPERELLVVARWIENGKIDEFLKRVYASLRDK
- a CDS encoding acetoacetate decarboxylase family protein, which translates into the protein MNSSNTTTPCPAPWSLKGEGMILLYHFKEEWLRKNACLPDNMPVRLIGNIGAVMMVDYADSPVGPYRELLFIPGRLEHEGKAYWHISKIYVNSQDSVVNGRMNWGIPKELARIEMVKLPEQGFGFTVSKQGRPVFTSFVRDRWFSFPITTKLFPFGFLQSLEDKLFAFNPHGSGWARMSELSKLETAADEFPDISSQNCLAAFHIKDFSLYFPKAIVRCVGELV